In Brachybacterium saurashtrense, the genomic stretch ACCACCAGGTCGAGCACCAGGTCGCGGGTGCGCACACCCTCCTCGGTGCGCTCCAGCGGGGTCTCGAGGTTCACGTAGTAGCAGCCCAGCGAGCCGTCGTCCTTGTAGAACAGCCAGATCGAGTAGGGCCGCCCGGGCAGACCGATCATGAGGATGCCGTTGCCCGTCCACAGCTGCTTGGACTGCACGCGGGGGGCGGTGAACATGCCCTCGTCGCCGGCGCGGCGCAGCGCCGCCCCGGAGTGGAGCACTGGCAGCAGCACCTCGGTGCCGGGCGCGATCCAGACCACCACGCCGCGTTCGTCGTCGAGCACGACGGTGCCGGGGCGGACGGTGCGGGTGGGGTGCTGTGGAGTGTAGTAGGTCCAGGTCACCTGGTCGCCGGGCGACCAGCGCGGGGTGGAAGACATGGTGGTGATCCCGGCCGGATCGGCCTCCACGGACGCCCCGTACCGACCGGCCACCGGGCCGGGGCTGCACTGCCCGTGAAGGGGTAGGCGTATGGGGCGACCATACCGCCTCGCCCTCGCGCCCGGCGGCGACGCGCCGTCCTCACCCCAGGGCGGCCCAGAGCAGCCCGGCCGCGCCGCCCAGGCTGAGCACGGAGATCGCCAGCAGCGACACGCCGGTCCACAGTGAGGCGCCGCGGCGGGGGCCGGAGGGCGGCTGTGCGGGAGCGGTGGGAGCGCCTGCGGGGTCAGGACCCGACGACGGGGCGGGCGAGGCGCCTGCCGACGGCGCGCCCGGCGACGGTGCGCCCGGCGACGGCGCGCCCGGCGCCTGCTGCGGCCAGGTGGGGGCATGGACGAAGCGCTCGGTGGTGCCGTGCGGGGCGGGCGCCGTCGGGCTCGTGGCGGCCGGGGGTGCCGAATCC encodes the following:
- a CDS encoding DUF402 domain-containing protein, which translates into the protein MSSTPRWSPGDQVTWTYYTPQHPTRTVRPGTVVLDDERGVVVWIAPGTEVLLPVLHSGAALRRAGDEGMFTAPRVQSKQLWTGNGILMIGLPGRPYSIWLFYKDDGSLGCYYVNLETPLERTEEGVRTRDLVLDLVVLPRKDWHYKDEDELEGAERTGYFTPEEVAEIRAAGREAEQHIAEWSYPFSAGYEYFFPDPSWPLPRLPEHYRWDLDLTRR